The Cydia splendana chromosome 7, ilCydSple1.2, whole genome shotgun sequence genome contains the following window.
gacaagtgtcacaacacgcacactaacaccttttcgttgaagtatgttattgtattctgagagatgagaagtcggatttgtcgctcgaccgatcagcaatttgtactgagcgagcaaaatcgataaatccaacaattacatgagactaaaatataataattgtgtttgaatgtaattaaacgtatgatatgtaaaaaaaaaatattacatgtgaaatgtaacactttctttttgtaaatttgatgtccccgacctctttttataacaaaaaaccgagcaaacgggcatttttgtgcagcagtgttcacgcgcgcgtctggactcggtctagtgaaaaatccaagtgcaactagttttattacccgcgctagattagattgacgcgctaatcttgtacctcggcagaggggaaattgtgcgaatgccgcctcccttccgtgttgctcgaaggtctgGATCGTGGTGTTATAGTCTGGCCCACCAACTTGTCAAGGCGTgaagtttaaaaattgtatgggagATTAATAAAATTGATATGTACCGGACTATAGCAAAAATAATGACAAAATTCGGTCAAACCTTGTTAATCTATACTGTGCCTATACGCCGTGGTCCGTTTTCTCCTTAGTTGAAAGAAGAAGaaacaatagtacatttcgatgctagtgcggaaggtatgtcattacttgagaatgacatttccgcacgtgtatcgaacgacgttttttaatacagttgcgaaaaaataagtaaaacattgttaatcgtacactaaacaaaagtggtaacagtgacagctcgcgtagacgtcgtctttaagtatattatatctatgggcgtttggcagctattccgttccattcagacaccttattaagaacggaattttcaatattaaatattaaaaaataaacgtgttataatgatgaagaggtaagtattaaaatatgaaatatgtatatttttcatattcttacattaacagtaggtttttatgctgattacgacgtttaaaggaaactaatattaacactcatcaataagtagtcgtgaattggaacaagtataaattttaaaaaattggaaaagtaaaaagcactagttcgacataaccaactttccgcacgctaaacagctacgtaaagtagcactttgtgagcaactgtattaaaaagatATATGCGAGCCAGAGTTTTCATAGGCTAAATCAATGTCCCTGCTCGACAAAACAAAACGATGCATCCTCGGAAGTTCTTGCTATAATAGGTAAATAGTGTTGCaaattatatgtatgtgtacATTGTGTACGGTAGTGGAATTTAATATAGGTCTGCTCGGATTGGGCTACTCCAAAGAGCAACTTGACATTCGGGTGCAGGATTCGGCGATTCAGTCTATTATACCTAACTTATCCTAGATCAGTAAGTTCCGACGTAGGACTTCCTATACTAACTATAGAtaacataatagttatttatatttacgatacaagtgcggaaaagaggaaattcgaaacgagtggcgataatttaaaacacgaccgaagggggTGTTTTAAACCGACACGAGTTgcaaattaccttttcgcacgtgtatcgtacaacgttttacagtacatatggccctttaaacttttggcatacgcacgaaaagtgctattttacgcactagtgcgggacaataggaccatatgtacagtaaataatgttacctacttatttaggtacctatctataattattaattactagTACTGCTAGTACCTAACgcaaacaaatattaaaatctcAATCATTATAAACGCCCGCATAACATTTGAACATAATATCCAGACATTATAACCAAGATGGAAAGTGAGATTGTAATTTCAGAAAGGCGTAAATAATCAAAATTATTAGCGAAATATCCGTTGCCGTTAAATGCGCGAATGCATGCGTAATGCGTTGCGAAACCAAGATCCAATCTATGCTGCTGCTCGGATATAATGTCGTTctgtaatactgctgcagtaatgttGGACTGCTGGACTGCTGGTGCAGTCTAAATCTGAACGTTACCTTTTAGGTTATGACAAAACATTGCCAATTTAAGTATGTTACATCGGTCGTTTCTCAGAGTTAACTCATCAATAAAATACGTTATGGCATTTTTGCTACATTGTTTATTGCTGGTGATCGTGATGGAATTTAATGGATCCCAAGTAGCGGGTCAAttcgtacactgatatcagaatgacatgTAAAGGCCCCAgcacacaatgggccagcgccggccactccaagggacgcagccatgcggtagaatgagacagcaatatcacttgctacctctaacgcataaatgcgtcccttggagtggccggcgctggcccattgtgtacaggggccttaaatGATGTCATTCGAATATCGTGCATTTCTGTCTTACTTGCCCGTACATCTAGTGGCGCGATCtcacgcacgataactaaactttaatataatagaatagaatagaaacacTTTATTGACAAGCTGTGTACAGAAGATGACACTTATACAAGAACATTGCCCCAACAGTTACCCGACATGGGCGTGCAATGTTTACTTACGTCTACTTAATACctatatttacatgcaaattaTGTCTTAAACTAATTAGTTAGGTACTACCTAGAACTAATAGTTAGAGTTCGTGACTTAAAAGCTAGGTGTATATTACATATCTCTATCATATTCAAAATATTCTTTAATGTTGTAAAATGCTCTCTATATTAGccaatgttttaatttatatctAAACTGATTGCCCTCTAGACATTTAAGTTCATCGGGGAgattattaaatatatctatTGCATTAATATATGTACCGTTTTTAAAAATGGAGGTTTTGACTCTAGGACGAACTAAATCATGCTTATATTGGTTACGCAATAAGTTACTTTTAATTTCCGATTTCTTAACAAAATATTCAACGTTATTCTTTACAAAACTACACAAATTcagatatcattctgatgtcagtgtacatACGAATTGGCCTGTAGCTCTTTATCGAACACAAGTTAAAGACGGCTCCTTTTGCGTTTTGCGCAACTTTCATAATTACAAATTATAAGAAacgataaaattatattattatgggAAAATAATTTGCAAGAAAATGCAGGTTGGTTGGTAgtaataaaaattcattttaaacttattttatgTTAATAGCGTACCAAAAAGTTAAGACAAGTAAGCCTCCTTCCTTGTAAGTAAGAGTCCTTCGCCGAACCAGCCGAgcgcagagggcctaccgcgaatcacgttcgacgtgttgtctccctgtcacacttacgtacgaatatacaagtgcgacagagaggcaacacgtcgaacgtggttcgcggtaggccctcagctcACTGAGCGGACGGCCGTGGGTGCGCGTGAACGCGGAATTCGCGGATATCATTGTTATGATTGTTATataagcaaatcttgtcagtagaaaaaggcggcaaattcaaaaaatgtaggcgcgaagggttatcgtcccatagaaaatttgaatttcgcgccttctTCTACTgaaaagatttgcttgaccaagtatattatttatatccCTACTCCATACTAGATGTCGCTAGCGGTTCGCGGCGTAAGTAAATCTAAAAAACGCCTCTTCAATGAACGCAACATCCTACCTACCGTGTATGTTAGCTTTTTTTTCTCTGAAAactaaaagccgtaacagactaccgcaccgcgaccttggtgcgtcgcacccataagggCGGTAGAGTCAGTcaatgaaaagtctgcagcggaattgatagcccacgcagtgcacctagcattgaccatctatattttaaacgtcaaacttctatgaaattatgacgcataaatgacacttgcactgcgtgggctatcaaatccgctgcagacttttcttggtccgactctaatcaGTTACGGCTTTAAGATATGatttatttagattttagacAAAAGCCTACCTATGTATAATGCTCCATCAGTAGATTTTAAAGACCGAGGTGGTCCGTGAGTTggataatttaataaccaatGTTGTGACCTACTGTGGTTAGTTATTAAACACATTCAATCAATGCGTGTTCAGTAACGGAATGTTGTAAGGTGTACAGTCGTGTCTGAAGATATCGATATATAGGGataaagtgtcaaaaatatgtacatattaatatCTATGTATATTTTCAGACGTGaccgtaggtacctagttaaatTGCAGCACCTAAACGTATTTCTCATTGGCACTAatgttgactagtagaaaaagctCTAAGCTTAAAAGCCGCCCCTTATACTTTTCGTAATGTgcaatcttcttcttcctgcccTTAATCACaacttcatttggggtcgggcCTTCTTGTGCGTTTGCGCCAGGCCGGTCTGTCCTGGGTTGTCAACAATGGGATATTCTGAGTTTTTAGGTCCCTTTCGACAGTGTACCACGAAGTGGCGGgcggtctgcctctgcctcttgaTCGCTGCGTGCTAATGTTCAGCACTGTTTTTACGGAGTAGCTATCGTCTCGCCTCATGACGTGCCCGTACCATCTTAGTTTCTCGGCTATTGGTGCAACTTTGAAGGAACCTCTTACATATTCGTTTCGTACTTTATCCAAGCGCGTCACGCCTCCTGCCCAACGGAGCATTTTCATCTCTGCTGTGTGTAGCTTTTGTTCGTGCTTCTTCAAAGTTGCCCAGCATTCGGAACCGTATGTCATGGTAGGTCTGACGGCCGCCTTATATACTTTTCCCTTAGTTTTTATTGGCACTTTTCTATCACACAGAACGCCGGACAGCGTTCTCCATTTAAGACGTATTAACTCGATGGTCCACATCTCGATCGATTTTTGAGTCATCTGTTAGCATAGAGCCGAGGTATTTAAAACGCGAAACCTTTGGGATTTTATTGCCGTCCACTACAAGATTGCAGCCAACCTCCTCAGTTCCTCCGAAGTCGCATTCCATAAGCTCCGTTTTGGTGCGGCTCACTCGTAGACCGTGTTTTTCGATTTCAGCTACCCATCCGTCTAAAACTTTTTGGAGCTCTGATGCGTTGTTCTCCACCAGCACTATGTCGTCTGCATATAATAAACTCCATGGGATCTCTTTTTGGATGTTTCTTGTGATGTAATCCATACACAGGTTAAATAATAATGGGCTCAGAGCTGATCCCTGATGAACTCCTACTTAGACTTTAAACGGGTGGGTTATACCAGCGGTGCTACGGATCTGGGTGGTGACATCCTGATACATGTTTCAGATCAAGTCAATGTAAACTTCAGGCACTTTCTGCGATCGGAGCGACTGCCATACCAGCTTTCTCGGTACCCTATCGAATGCCTTTTCGAGGTCTATGAAGACCATATAcagattttccttatttattttatatttgtccATAAGTATTCTTAAAGTCTGTATAGCCTCTATGGTAGATCTTCCTGCAGTAAAGCCGAACTGGTTTTCTGTGGTTTTAGCAATCGCTGTTATCCGTGCTCCAATTACTCGTTCCCACAGCTTTAGGGTGTGCGATGTTAACTTTATACCCCTGTAGTTGTTACAATTAGCGACGTCGCCTTTATTTTTGTATATGTGACAAAGATAGCACTTGATATCCAGTGATTTGTGACGTTGTTTAGCAATTTTGAATATGGTAGTTTCATCCGGGGCGCTTTCCAATTTCTCATAGAACTTTTGGTTAGACATTGCTCTTGTTTGCGCGACTGCAGCTTTTGTTATGGTTTTCAACGTTTTGTAACCCTCTCGGTCCTCCTCTAGTCCAGCTTTTTGGCATAGTTTAAACGCGTCGCGCTTAGCATTGATTAATTCTTTGATATTGCTATTCCACCATGTAGTGTCTTTTGCCATAGCAAGGCGGCCTTTAGATACGCCCAGTATCTTTCTTGCGTTTTCCTGGCAATACGTTTCGAAATCTGTCCACTTTTCGTGCGCCGGCTTTTCTTTGTCATCAATATCTTGGtttaaataggtttttatgcgGTCGATGAAATGGTTACCCTTGGCACTGTGTATGATCTTCCATTTTATTCGCTCGGTTTTGTCTACGTGGGTCCTAACCGGTTTCGGAAGTTGCATGACTGCTACTAATAGTCTGTGCTGCGCTGTTAGAGCTTCCCCTGGAATGACTTTGCAATCCCGGTACCATTTTAGCATCGATTTTGGGGAAATCATGTAATCAATTTGTGTTGCTGCCCTTTCGCTCTTATAAGTAATAAGATGTTCCTCCTTTTTCTTAAAACATGTGTTAATGATTTTATAGTTAAATTTAGTAGCAAAATTCAGAATATCTATTCCTTCTTGGTTCTGTTTTCCGTACCCGTACCCGCcatgcagtggcgtagctagcatgggtggcacccggggcggaaattgtgggtgtcaccccaaaattcaatcaaaattgtaaaatatgtttaatattttacaattataaaattacgtttaatattccatagctcacaatttactccatcgctttcattttagattccatgaactctcaatagtccacaccctggcgggtgttgcctctgcgcgcgttctataacacgggcaaggacagcatccgctcggtgtaacccacatttcataagtgtcataagggcatctacatgttggcttgggctccgcgcacgcctcccaaaggtccgagtcatcattgtcccgtgaaagatatacaaataatttacgtaaaaaaaaaactttttttgccaagtgcgcgatttgaaagagattctgtaaaatcccatttcacaatgaatttcaaatagtccagagtcacccaattagaaacagtgacataggtagcttctcaattacagaaataatcacataataaaaaaaaaacctttctgaataaaaaaacctacgaggcgccaacatattattgttacataccaggaacccagagagattttaaccatgcatttctgaggccaaaataaggaaaatatactaaaagagtttacgtcaatttcgccaaaataaaattgtttttagattttttgtacataaaatgtaaatgtatgtaaatttgtaaaactgtcacccaaaaataattttaacttttttttgtcaattacagaaataatcacataattaaaaaaaaaactttccaaagttgagaaactttccacatgagaatttctcgtttttcgattttttgtacataaaatgtaaatgctataatttgtaaaactgtcacccaaaaataattttaactttttttttgtcaattacagaaataatcacataattaaaaaaaaactttccaaacttgcgaaactttccacatgagtaTTTCttggtaacttctgagaatgttctcgagaacgagaatttatttatttatcgtagtttataccatgaatattcacgatagtttaggtgtagtatccttactcccagaaaattccgacttttggtctaccgcttccggtcagaaaaatgtatgacggcccggccaaacggtcagacctaggtggggggtgctcgaccaaatgtcatagagggatcctgtcagtttttgacgccgccatgtttttttcaatatggccgacttttttttaattttttcaagtttgtcctggCGCGCTgatattttggtcacggaatctcggggtcccctaaatacctatgaaaaaaatttttttttaataaatgctacaattgcgggaaaactggccacttttattttgtatggcaacttttaaacggtgcgtgataggtccCCACCtatgctcgaccaaatgtcatagagagccccgagacaaaacaaactgcattaaaaaaaaacaaaatggccgacttttttttttaattttttcaagttggtccgagcgcgctgagatttagcatggcgggagatagaggcctctagattcctatgacaaaaaaaattttttggaaaaaatccaagatggcggaacaataatttccatgttgcaggaatgttctgagaacattctcgagaatgtttccgctttttgggaatgttctgcaatttgtacattgctatgctggtggtactggactatgaaactaggcgaattccaaaacagtttataggacattttagtctttaaatatgatcaggaatattctgtcaaaatctctcgggttcctcatggttgtatattatttccttaatggcggttatgcaatctgccacagttttacgaatttttatagatggcactactgatgttcacggtcgggtgtcaccccccaaatgggtgacacccggggcgggccgcccccgccgcccccccctagctacgccactgccgcCATGTGCGTCCCGATGTGCATCACTTCTGGCTCCCACATGCCCATTTAAATCTCCTCCTATATGAATAGGCTCTTCCACTGGCACATTGAGCACAATCTCGTCAAACTCTTCCCAGAAGgcctcccatataaccattccagtcgcagaatcacaaagtggtaactaaatgtcagatgtgtcgtaacagagtccacacaatgtgtctagaattgtttcgaaacaaagtgtcgtcgccgtgtctacacttttccgtaacaaggtgtcgacacatttgtgtgcactttgcgtgcggtttgcgactaaatctgacagcaaatttgtgacagcaaatgtcaatataaaatacctcttgaaaaccaaggtttgtcaaactactattagtgtctcgtgtgctcgtaattctagtaagtcatcatgggcaatgcaaatgataataatcgaccgaaaccatataaacacccaacacccgtcaacctttaacagaaaagtttttaaagaaattcaataagctacttagctcaggcaacgaatgctccaaaagttgtagagggaaatgctcggaacacaatttttgactccgtaactcggtttgacaagttaggaggtgaacatatcaaaagtccccggccgtagcccttgagcggggggggagagagggggctttgaaggtcccattttcccgtttttcgattatatctcggaaactatgcatctcagcgacatggccacttatacaaaatgaaagttaatttaatttgttacaagtttattccgtcaattttttcgatatgttgaatagtttttgagatatccgctcttgaaagtttatttagggctctcaattttatcttgatatatctatatcagtgaaggtgctaggccgtgtttggtatcgttttcgtataaatctggggtgctgaatccatttaagatatcacattgacaccattccacaaaataaaaataaatctttttagggttccgtacctcaaaaggaaaaaacgaaacccttataggatcactcgtgcgtctgtatgtatgtccgtctgaatacacaaaatagttctttacctatagatgacaggaaaacctattagaaatgtgcagtcaagcgcgagtcggacttaatgtacggaacccttaatacgcgagtccggctcgcacttggccggtttttttgaaactcttcttgacgcttaaccgctgaaccgatttcgttgaaatttggtatagaaatagtttgcgtcccggaacaggacataggatagatcttataaccaaaatcatcttttgaaggtgtgaaaagtggcgtggaaatttgtacgggaaatcaataaccgctgaaccgatttatatgaaatttgggatggtctacatctttgatttagttaaaaatgatgaaaaaacatgacttcaaacctaaacttaaacagtattaacttcaagaagtcaattctgaattcccccctacacctcatttcacacctttaaagggtgatttttgagataacttattatatcctgtctcgggactcaaaatatatgtgtaccaaatttaaattaaaactgttcagcagtttaagcgtgaagaggagtttaaaagaaagtattttaataagtttatatgtttttacttcggaatggtgtcaatgtgataccttaactaaatttggtactgcgaatttatacgaaaacgataccaaaacatggcctcgtagctttactgttgtagaagtcaaaataaaattgagtgccctaaattcttattacttggccaaacttgtgtagaaggaaaaggtaaaataaaagtcttcggcaggaatataagacacaaatatatttttttttgcgttactatttcattcatcaaatataaacataccttgattatactattctagtgagatcctcatagataaacaaaaacatttacttaaaaaattacaaggtcgaaatgtcacggaacttttttttttttcctt
Protein-coding sequences here:
- the LOC134792343 gene encoding uncharacterized protein LOC134792343 — its product is MYQDVTTQIRSTADDIVLVENNASELQKVLDGWVAEIEKHGLRVSRTKTELMECDFGGTEEMTQKSIEMWTIELIRLKWRTLSGVLCDRKVPIKTKGKVYKAAVRPTMTYGSECWATLKKHEQKLHTAEMKMLRWAGGVTRLDKVRNEYVRGSFKVAPIAEKLRWYGHVMRRDDSYSVKTVLNISTQRSRGRGRPPATSWYTVERDLKTQNIPLLTTQDRPAWRKRTRRPDPK
- the LOC134792344 gene encoding uncharacterized protein LOC134792344; translated protein: MLKWYRDCKVIPGEALTAQHRLLVAVMQLPKPVRTHVDKTERIKWKIIHSAKGNHFIDRIKTYLNQDIDDKEKPAHEKWTDFETYCQENARKILGVSKGRLAMAKDTTWWNSNIKELINAKRDAFKLCQKAGLEEDREGYKTLKTITKAAVAQTRAMSNQKFYEKLESAPDETTIFKIAKQRHKSLDIKCYLCHIYKNKGDVANCNNYRGIKLTSHTLKLWERVIGARITAIAKTTENQFGFTAGRSTIEAIQTLRILMDKYKINKENLYMVFIDLEKAFDRVPRKLVWQSLRSQKVPEVYIDLI